Proteins encoded by one window of Bacillus sp. DTU_2020_1000418_1_SI_GHA_SEK_038:
- a CDS encoding Na+/H+ antiporter subunit A, with the protein MSLLPIMIFLPFIFAVLTPFLYKMATPRIHTGWFVIIVPLSVFLYLLQYIPMIANGQTVFQTLSWMPSLNINITTYLDGLALIFGLLITGVGTLVVFYSIYYMSKEREALHNFYVYMLLFMGAMLGLVFSDNILVLYVFWELTSISSFLLIAYWYQRKNSRYGAQKSLLITIFGGLAMLSGLIMLSMMTDTYSIREMLSMVHTVTEHPLFLPAMILLLLGAFTKSAQFPFSIWLPDAMEAPTPISAYLHSATMVKAGIYLVARFTPVFGGSSEWFWMVTGVGLITLLYGSLNAVNQKDLKALLAYSTISQLGLIMCLLGLGSASMYFGHGDESTVYAFAVLAAMFHLINHSTFKGSLFMVIGIIDHETGTRDIRRLGGLMSLMPISFTLTIIGSFAMAGLPPFNGFLSKEMFFTSVLTAGEHPVFGMKTFGLIIPWVAWIASVFTFIYCMILVFKTFTGKHHPEKIDKIAHEPPIGMLIPPIILAVLVIVIFFFPNVVSENFLQPAVMAILPGLSLSEMDVTIKPWHGWNSELFMTIGVVIVGSILYKLFKRWMFLYDFYPKALSLNHLYNLSLEGTERTSLRVTNRYMTGSIRNYLVYIFGFIILVLGSALLLSKELNLQFSTNAEVSLYEGVLIVVMVFSALTVLLVKSRLTAIIALGALGYLVSLFFVIFRAPDLALTQLVVETVTSALFLLCFYHLPKMRKEVGRVSFKMTNLIISLGVGVIVTLLAMSANNHRLFASISDFFEDSYTLAGAKNIVNAILVDFRGFDTMLEILVLCIAGLGVYTLIKLQLAGREPKE; encoded by the coding sequence GTGTCTTTGCTACCTATCATGATCTTTCTGCCGTTTATTTTTGCTGTATTAACACCATTTTTATATAAAATGGCTACACCGCGAATACATACGGGCTGGTTTGTCATCATTGTCCCGCTATCAGTATTTCTATATCTGTTACAGTATATTCCTATGATTGCAAATGGACAGACAGTTTTCCAAACACTTTCGTGGATGCCATCATTAAACATTAATATAACAACGTATTTGGACGGATTAGCCTTAATTTTTGGCCTGTTAATTACCGGGGTTGGAACGCTCGTTGTTTTCTATTCAATATATTACATGTCTAAAGAGCGTGAAGCTCTTCATAATTTTTATGTTTATATGCTTTTATTCATGGGTGCTATGCTTGGCCTCGTTTTTTCGGATAATATTTTAGTTTTATATGTATTTTGGGAACTAACTAGTATTTCATCGTTTTTACTGATTGCCTATTGGTATCAACGAAAAAACTCTCGATATGGTGCGCAGAAATCATTGCTTATAACGATTTTTGGCGGATTGGCGATGTTATCTGGTCTAATTATGCTTTCTATGATGACAGATACATACAGCATTCGTGAAATGTTGAGCATGGTTCATACTGTTACTGAGCATCCCTTATTTTTGCCTGCAATGATTTTGCTTCTATTAGGGGCTTTTACAAAATCAGCCCAATTTCCATTTAGTATTTGGCTTCCCGATGCAATGGAGGCACCTACGCCAATCAGTGCTTATTTACATTCAGCCACAATGGTGAAAGCTGGCATATATTTAGTAGCCAGATTTACGCCTGTTTTCGGCGGAAGCAGTGAATGGTTTTGGATGGTAACAGGGGTGGGTCTGATAACATTGCTTTATGGCTCCTTGAACGCTGTCAATCAGAAGGATCTAAAGGCATTACTCGCTTATTCGACCATCAGCCAATTAGGTTTAATTATGTGTCTTCTCGGATTAGGTTCTGCTTCTATGTATTTTGGTCATGGAGATGAGTCAACTGTCTATGCCTTTGCGGTATTAGCGGCTATGTTTCATTTAATTAATCACTCCACCTTTAAGGGGAGCTTATTTATGGTGATCGGGATTATTGACCATGAAACTGGGACACGTGATATTCGCAGATTAGGCGGATTAATGAGCCTAATGCCTATTTCGTTTACACTTACGATTATCGGAAGCTTTGCAATGGCTGGACTTCCTCCATTTAATGGATTTTTGAGTAAAGAGATGTTTTTTACAAGTGTATTAACCGCAGGGGAGCATCCGGTATTTGGAATGAAGACATTTGGGCTGATCATTCCATGGGTTGCATGGATTGCAAGTGTGTTTACGTTTATCTATTGTATGATTCTTGTTTTTAAAACTTTTACTGGCAAGCACCATCCAGAGAAAATAGATAAAATTGCGCATGAACCACCGATTGGGATGTTGATTCCGCCGATTATATTAGCCGTGCTTGTCATTGTTATTTTCTTTTTCCCAAATGTCGTTTCGGAGAATTTTCTTCAGCCTGCAGTAATGGCGATCTTGCCTGGACTTTCATTAAGTGAGATGGATGTAACGATCAAGCCATGGCACGGATGGAATTCGGAACTATTTATGACCATAGGTGTTGTCATCGTTGGTTCCATATTGTATAAACTTTTTAAGCGATGGATGTTCCTATATGATTTCTATCCTAAAGCTCTATCGCTAAATCACCTGTATAACTTATCACTAGAAGGTACGGAAAGAACTTCATTAAGAGTAACCAATCGGTATATGACAGGATCTATTAGAAATTATTTAGTTTATATTTTTGGTTTTATCATTCTTGTTCTCGGCAGTGCTTTATTGCTGTCAAAAGAATTAAACCTGCAATTTTCAACGAATGCTGAGGTTAGTTTATATGAAGGTGTATTGATAGTCGTAATGGTCTTTTCAGCCTTAACTGTGCTTCTTGTAAAATCAAGACTAACAGCGATTATTGCTCTAGGCGCACTTGGCTATCTCGTATCCTTGTTCTTTGTTATTTTCCGGGCACCTGATTTGGCGCTTACACAGCTCGTTGTAGAGACCGTGACTTCAGCTCTATTCCTGCTATGCTTCTATCATTTGCCTAAAATGCGGAAGGAAGTTGGCAGAGTATCATTCAAGATGACAAATCTAATTATTTCTCTTGGGGTTGGCGTCATTGTCACTTTACTAGCAATGTCCGCCAATAATCACCGGCTTTTCGCATCTATTTCGGATTTCTTTGAGGATTCTTATACACTTGCAGGTGCAAAGAATATCGTTAATGCTATTCTTGTTGATTTCCGTGGATTTGACACGATGTTGGAAATTCTCGTTTTATGTATTGCAGGCCTAGGAGTTTATACGTTAATAAAGCTTCAATTAGCAGGGAGGGAGCCTAAGGAATGA
- a CDS encoding Na(+)/H(+) antiporter subunit B, translating to MNPNDVILRSVTKVAIVIILTFSIYLFFGGHHNPGGGFIGGLSVAAGLVLLYLAFDIETVGKNIPVDFKKIAGFGVLLAVLTGMSSIFVGKPFLNQTFGYFNLPIFGKTELATAVIFDVGVALAVIGTAVTIILSISEDE from the coding sequence ATGAACCCGAATGATGTAATATTGCGTTCCGTGACGAAGGTGGCCATCGTCATTATACTAACCTTTTCAATATATCTTTTCTTCGGCGGTCATCATAATCCGGGCGGGGGATTTATCGGCGGCTTGAGTGTGGCGGCAGGGCTGGTACTTCTCTACCTTGCATTCGATATTGAAACGGTTGGAAAAAACATTCCAGTCGATTTTAAAAAAATTGCTGGATTCGGTGTGCTGCTTGCTGTTCTAACAGGGATGAGTTCCATATTTGTCGGGAAACCATTTTTAAACCAAACCTTTGGTTACTTTAACCTTCCTATTTTCGGTAAAACAGAGCTAGCAACGGCGGTGATTTTTGATGTGGGTGTTGCCTTAGCTGTTATTGGCACTGCTGTCACAATCATTCTAAGTATTAGTGAGGATGAGTAG
- a CDS encoding Na(+)/H(+) antiporter subunit C, which translates to METLISILVGLFFSIGTYLVLSKSLIRIILGTSIISHGVNLLILTMGGLKKGGPPLLGGIQTTFTDPLPQALILTAIVINFAVTALFLVLSYRTYKTVGTDDMEQLRGNKDE; encoded by the coding sequence ATGGAAACACTTATATCTATTCTTGTAGGCTTGTTTTTTTCAATTGGCACTTATTTAGTTTTGAGTAAAAGCTTAATTAGAATCATTTTGGGGACTTCAATTATCAGTCATGGAGTCAATCTGTTAATTCTAACTATGGGCGGTTTAAAGAAGGGGGGTCCGCCTTTATTAGGCGGGATCCAAACAACATTTACCGACCCATTGCCACAGGCACTTATTTTAACGGCGATTGTCATTAACTTTGCCGTTACCGCTTTATTTTTAGTGCTTAGTTACCGAACATATAAAACAGTAGGGACTGATGATATGGAGCAATTAAGGGGAAATAAGGATGAATAA
- a CDS encoding Na+/H+ antiporter subunit D: MNNLVIWPIVIPLISGLILILFRKSIRFQRLLSILAIIAIGVVSVSLMNQIKVNGVQTLQAGGWAPPYGISIVADMFSALLLLSASIVALFCLIFSFRSIGKEREKHYFYPFYLFLITGVNGSFLTGDLFNLFVCFEVMLISSYVLISLGGTRIQLRESIKYVLINVLSSSLFLVAIAYLYAMLGTLNFAHLSLRVAEAGQDGLLTAVALLFLIVFGMKAALFLFFWLPDAYSAPPTAIAAIFAALLTKVGIYALFRTFTLVFYHKPEVTHLVIGILGALTMILGAIGAIAYWDIKRILTYNVIVGVGFIIAGLASLTPNGILGSLYYLIHDILIKALIFLLGGTIIAITGTSKLKEISGLIRNHPYLGWMFFIAALSLAGIPPLSGFLGKVFITRGTFEAEYYWLGGIGLLTSLMVLYSIMKIFMNVFWGETALSKEMEKGTTKGLMFPIGCLTALTIALGLGAEGIHEYVQMAADGLLNPSLYIEAVMAGTE, encoded by the coding sequence ATGAATAATCTTGTTATATGGCCGATAGTCATTCCGCTTATTTCGGGTCTGATTTTAATCCTATTCCGGAAAAGCATTCGTTTTCAGCGCTTGCTTAGTATACTGGCCATAATAGCTATAGGGGTTGTGTCTGTCTCATTAATGAATCAAATAAAAGTGAATGGCGTTCAGACTCTTCAGGCAGGGGGATGGGCCCCTCCCTATGGCATTAGTATAGTAGCGGATATGTTTTCGGCATTACTGCTTTTGAGTGCGAGTATTGTTGCGCTCTTTTGCCTGATTTTCTCCTTTCGTTCGATTGGAAAGGAGAGGGAGAAGCATTATTTTTACCCATTTTATTTATTTTTGATTACTGGTGTGAACGGGTCGTTTTTAACAGGTGATTTATTTAATTTGTTTGTCTGTTTTGAAGTCATGTTAATTTCATCCTATGTACTGATTTCATTAGGTGGAACAAGGATTCAGCTTCGGGAGTCCATCAAGTATGTCCTGATTAATGTTCTGTCATCTTCTTTATTTCTTGTGGCTATTGCATATCTTTATGCCATGCTCGGGACATTAAATTTTGCGCATTTATCTTTACGGGTAGCGGAAGCTGGGCAGGATGGGTTGCTTACTGCGGTTGCGCTGCTATTCTTAATTGTATTTGGGATGAAGGCTGCCCTATTTCTTTTCTTTTGGCTGCCAGACGCCTACAGCGCTCCGCCAACAGCCATCGCGGCCATATTTGCGGCACTATTAACAAAAGTAGGGATTTACGCCTTATTCCGTACGTTTACACTCGTTTTCTACCATAAGCCAGAGGTAACCCATTTGGTTATTGGGATTCTTGGCGCATTAACGATGATTCTCGGAGCAATTGGGGCTATTGCTTATTGGGATATCAAAAGAATCTTAACGTATAACGTGATTGTTGGAGTTGGGTTTATTATCGCTGGGCTGGCCTCCCTTACCCCGAATGGCATATTGGGTTCCTTGTACTATCTCATTCACGACATTCTAATTAAGGCACTTATATTTCTATTAGGCGGAACGATTATTGCCATTACAGGTACGAGTAAGCTGAAGGAAATAAGCGGACTTATTCGTAATCATCCTTATTTAGGGTGGATGTTCTTTATTGCCGCTTTATCGTTAGCAGGAATTCCACCATTAAGCGGGTTCTTGGGGAAGGTCTTTATTACACGGGGAACGTTTGAAGCTGAATATTACTGGCTAGGCGGAATTGGATTATTAACGAGCCTAATGGTCTTGTATTCGATCATGAAAATCTTTATGAATGTTTTTTGGGGCGAAACGGCTTTAAGCAAGGAAATGGAAAAGGGAACTACGAAAGGTTTGATGTTTCCAATAGGATGCCTGACTGCTCTGACGATTGCACTCGGATTAGGAGCAGAGGGAATTCATGAATATGTTCAAATGGCTGCAGATGGATTATTAAATCCGAGCCTTTATATTGAAGCAGTAATGGCTGGAACCGAATAA
- a CDS encoding Na+/H+ antiporter subunit E produces MPVQVLINLFIAFLWMFFQDEWSMLSFFSGYLVGIIVLFSLRRFFPSSFYLKRFIAILKLFILFMTESIISSFAIIKEIIRPTIDVTPGIFKMETDLKGDLEITLLALLLTLTPGSVVIEVSPSNKIFYLHALNLPYSKHTVFQSQIKYEKAIKEVTR; encoded by the coding sequence TTGCCTGTTCAGGTGTTAATTAATCTTTTTATCGCCTTTTTATGGATGTTTTTTCAGGATGAATGGAGCATGTTATCCTTTTTTAGCGGATATCTCGTTGGAATCATCGTGTTATTTTCTTTAAGACGCTTTTTCCCATCATCCTTTTATTTGAAACGGTTTATCGCCATTCTGAAGCTGTTTATCCTGTTTATGACAGAATCGATTATATCCAGCTTTGCGATTATTAAAGAAATCATTAGGCCTACGATCGATGTCACCCCCGGAATATTTAAAATGGAGACAGATCTAAAGGGGGATTTGGAAATTACGTTGCTTGCTTTACTTCTAACATTAACCCCAGGTTCTGTGGTTATAGAGGTTTCTCCAAGCAATAAGATTTTTTATCTTCATGCTTTAAATTTGCCATACTCCAAGCATACTGTTTTCCAGTCGCAGATAAAATATGAGAAAGCGATAAAGGAGGTAACCCGGTAA
- a CDS encoding Na(+)/H(+) antiporter subunit F1 → MFNHFILVCLFFLSLSILAALYRVIKGPSTPDRVMALDNIGVNLIASVACLSILLRTHAFFDIILLIGILSFVGTIAFARFIERGVVIERKRIH, encoded by the coding sequence ATGTTTAATCATTTTATATTAGTCTGTTTATTCTTCTTGTCCCTTTCAATACTTGCGGCCCTCTATCGTGTTATAAAAGGGCCTTCTACACCGGATCGGGTAATGGCATTAGATAATATTGGGGTAAACCTGATTGCTAGTGTTGCATGTCTTTCGATCCTGCTTCGGACACATGCCTTTTTTGACATCATTTTATTAATTGGCATCCTCTCCTTCGTGGGTACGATTGCTTTTGCAAGATTCATTGAAAGAGGTGTTGTGATTGAACGAAAACGTATACATTGA
- the mnhG gene encoding monovalent cation/H(+) antiporter subunit G → MFLLFGTVLSFLSAIGLIRMPDVYSRSHAISKSASLGVLCTLFGTFLFFLLSDGYFSIRLILGIFFVFLTSPVVAHLLNRAAYRSKVPLTKESVQDDLKEFLEGK, encoded by the coding sequence ATGTTTCTTTTATTCGGCACCGTCTTGAGTTTTCTAAGTGCGATCGGATTAATTCGGATGCCTGATGTGTATTCTCGTTCTCACGCGATATCCAAAAGTGCAAGCTTAGGGGTACTATGTACGTTATTCGGAACTTTTCTTTTCTTTTTGCTTTCTGACGGATACTTCAGTATTAGACTCATACTGGGAATTTTCTTTGTATTCCTGACCTCTCCAGTGGTTGCACATTTATTAAATCGGGCTGCCTATCGTTCAAAGGTTCCTCTTACAAAGGAAAGTGTACAGGATGATTTGAAGGAGTTTCTTGAGGGGAAATAA
- a CDS encoding tyrosine-type recombinase/integrase, translating into MEYVDPIKDIEKINAMKENLKKQSLRDFLLFVFGINTGIRVHDLLSLKVEDVWDKAEIKEFLYLYDDKKDEQKVHYINSQVKAALQNYLATFDFKEDDYLFKSKKNHLPITRQQAYRIINQAAKEVGICGKIGMHTLRKTFGYHAYRKGIAISILMSIYNHQTHAETLRYIGIEKDEEKLIKVDVNL; encoded by the coding sequence GTGGAGTATGTCGATCCTATTAAGGATATCGAAAAGATTAATGCGATGAAGGAAAACTTAAAGAAGCAATCATTAAGAGATTTTTTACTATTTGTATTTGGCATTAATACAGGAATTAGGGTGCATGATTTACTCTCTTTAAAAGTAGAAGATGTTTGGGATAAAGCGGAAATTAAGGAATTTCTTTATCTTTATGACGATAAAAAGGATGAACAAAAAGTTCATTATATAAACAGTCAAGTGAAAGCGGCTTTGCAAAACTATTTAGCTACATTTGATTTTAAGGAAGATGATTACCTTTTTAAATCGAAAAAGAATCATCTCCCGATTACACGCCAGCAAGCTTATCGCATTATTAATCAAGCAGCTAAGGAAGTTGGTATTTGTGGCAAAATCGGCATGCATACACTTAGAAAAACATTCGGCTATCATGCCTATCGGAAGGGCATTGCCATTTCCATCTTAATGTCGATATACAATCATCAAACCCATGCCGAAACATTGCGGTATATCGGAATTGAAAAAGATGAGGAAAAATTAATAAAAGTGGATGTTAATCTTTAA
- a CDS encoding fused response regulator/phosphatase: MGILIVDDNQANLFVIENILKRAGYDDYLSLTSAQELFTYLLKDQPVEIGKQADIILMDIMMPEMDGIEACKKLQQYPHLKDIPVIFVTALEDSNKVVEALDAGGIDYVTKPINKTELLARIRVALRLKYEKDWHVEQEEKIRNELELSMQVQTSLLSEPVYKENLLLKASYLPAFKLAGDMYYWHRINEHRYAAIQLDMMGHGISASLVCMFISSVLRDSITTYADPEYVMKELNRWMNSLNHRNQQIPYYFTAIYLVLDTKEKTLEYVNAGHPTGFALVSQTELIELSSNTCAVGFFEEIDIKKSIITYTDSIQLLLCTDGVEETIDRYETDGYELIKKIASSYWHDAKNKEPIDFILTKTQQVNADDDMCVVLIQAN; the protein is encoded by the coding sequence ATGGGGATTCTTATTGTGGACGACAACCAGGCGAACTTGTTTGTTATTGAAAACATTTTAAAACGTGCAGGCTATGATGATTACTTATCTTTAACTTCAGCACAGGAATTATTCACTTATCTCCTAAAGGATCAGCCAGTAGAAATTGGAAAACAGGCAGACATTATACTGATGGATATTATGATGCCTGAAATGGACGGAATTGAAGCATGTAAAAAACTTCAGCAATACCCACATTTAAAGGATATTCCTGTTATATTTGTAACGGCTCTTGAAGATTCCAATAAAGTTGTTGAGGCACTTGATGCTGGAGGCATTGACTATGTGACGAAACCGATTAATAAAACAGAGCTTCTAGCAAGAATTCGAGTGGCACTAAGGCTGAAATACGAGAAGGACTGGCATGTTGAGCAAGAAGAAAAGATTCGAAATGAGTTAGAATTATCGATGCAAGTCCAGACCAGCCTGCTGAGCGAGCCTGTTTATAAGGAGAACCTTCTATTAAAGGCTTCCTATTTACCTGCGTTTAAATTAGCAGGTGATATGTACTATTGGCATAGAATAAATGAACACCGTTATGCCGCCATTCAGCTTGATATGATGGGCCACGGGATATCAGCTTCACTTGTTTGCATGTTTATCTCATCTGTTTTAAGGGATTCAATTACAACCTATGCCGATCCTGAGTATGTTATGAAGGAGCTTAACCGCTGGATGAATTCTTTAAACCATCGAAACCAGCAAATTCCTTATTATTTCACGGCGATTTATCTTGTGCTTGATACGAAGGAGAAAACGCTGGAGTACGTAAATGCTGGTCATCCAACTGGATTTGCCCTAGTCAGCCAAACTGAGCTGATTGAGCTATCCAGCAATACGTGTGCTGTTGGATTCTTTGAAGAAATTGATATCAAAAAGTCAATTATTACATATACAGATTCTATTCAATTACTATTATGTACGGACGGTGTAGAAGAAACCATTGATCGTTATGAAACCGATGGCTATGAACTTATTAAGAAAATCGCCTCATCCTATTGGCATGATGCCAAAAACAAAGAACCAATTGATTTTATTTTAACGAAAACACAACAAGTCAACGCAGACGATGATATGTGCGTTGTATTAATTCAAGCGAATTAA
- a CDS encoding aspartate kinase, which yields MKVVKFGGSSLASGKQLEKVFQIVVSDPARKVVVVSAPGKRFSEDEKVTDLLIECAELSLQNKDPKKKLDAVIERYALIAEELELSEEIIHTIQQDLLERLNSDKSNPERFMDLLKASGEDNNAKLVAAYFRKQGVEATYVSPKEAGLLVSAEPGHAQVLPEAYDRLFELRERPGLVIFPGFFGYSKEGEIFTFSRSGSDITGSILANGIKADLYENFTDVDAVYSVNPFIVDRPKEIKELTYREMRELSYAGFSVLHDEALVPAFRAGIPVHIKNTNNPSAPGTRIVYERDNTNGPVIGIASDEGFCSIYVSKYLMNREIGFGRKLLEILESYGLSYEHTPSGIDDISIILRENQFTPGMEEAIIDRIRTELEADEVVIEHSLALIMVVGEGMRHNIGTTARASKALAKAGVNIEMINQGSSEVSMMFGVKEVDEKRAVRAIYDEFFAPVTV from the coding sequence ATGAAAGTCGTAAAGTTTGGCGGATCTTCTTTAGCATCCGGAAAACAACTAGAAAAGGTCTTCCAGATTGTTGTTTCTGATCCCGCAAGGAAGGTAGTTGTCGTATCTGCACCAGGAAAGAGATTTTCAGAGGATGAAAAGGTAACAGATCTCTTAATTGAATGTGCAGAGCTCAGTTTGCAAAATAAAGATCCAAAGAAAAAACTCGATGCTGTTATTGAAAGATATGCTCTAATTGCAGAAGAATTAGAATTATCCGAGGAAATTATTCATACCATTCAACAGGATTTGCTTGAACGATTAAATTCAGACAAAAGCAACCCTGAAAGATTCATGGATTTACTGAAGGCGAGCGGAGAGGACAACAATGCTAAGCTGGTTGCAGCTTATTTCCGTAAACAGGGTGTGGAGGCTACTTATGTAAGCCCTAAGGAAGCAGGGCTTTTAGTAAGTGCAGAACCAGGTCATGCACAAGTTCTGCCAGAGGCCTATGATCGTTTGTTTGAGCTGCGTGAGCGCCCAGGCCTCGTTATTTTTCCAGGGTTTTTTGGTTATAGCAAGGAAGGCGAGATTTTTACTTTTTCAAGGAGTGGATCAGATATCACGGGCTCCATCCTCGCTAACGGAATCAAAGCAGACTTGTACGAAAACTTTACGGATGTGGATGCTGTTTATTCAGTCAATCCTTTTATCGTGGATAGACCAAAGGAAATTAAGGAATTAACCTATCGAGAAATGCGGGAGCTTTCCTATGCCGGATTCAGTGTTTTACATGATGAGGCACTTGTTCCGGCATTCCGGGCTGGGATACCGGTACATATAAAGAATACGAATAACCCATCGGCACCAGGCACTCGAATTGTTTATGAGCGGGACAACACAAATGGCCCGGTTATTGGGATTGCAAGTGACGAAGGCTTCTGCAGCATCTATGTAAGTAAGTATCTAATGAACAGAGAAATTGGATTTGGCCGAAAGCTGTTGGAGATATTAGAAAGCTATGGTCTTTCCTATGAGCATACACCGTCAGGAATTGATGATATTTCTATTATTTTAAGAGAAAATCAATTCACCCCTGGCATGGAAGAAGCGATCATTGATCGAATTAGGACAGAGTTAGAAGCTGATGAAGTCGTGATTGAGCACAGTCTTGCGCTTATCATGGTTGTAGGAGAGGGAATGCGACACAATATTGGTACTACAGCAAGAGCATCCAAAGCTTTGGCAAAAGCGGGGGTTAATATCGAAATGATTAACCAAGGCTCTTCTGAGGTGAGCATGATGTTTGGCGTGAAGGAAGTCGATGAGAAGCGAGCGGTTCGGGCGATTTATGACGAGTTTTTTGCTCCTGTTACGGTTTAA
- a CDS encoding QueT transporter family protein, with protein sequence MNVKTLVGNGILAALYIAVSMLIQPFGFTNIQFRVSEMFNHLVVFNKKYIFGMVLGVFLTNLLFSPMVAYDLIFGVGQTLISLLITIACCRFIKNIWARMIVNTLVFTFTMFLIALELHLAFGLPFMFTWLTTAIGEFIVMAVGMPLMYALNKRVNFEKSI encoded by the coding sequence ATGAATGTAAAAACGCTTGTCGGAAATGGCATTTTAGCAGCTTTATATATTGCTGTTTCTATGCTTATCCAGCCTTTTGGATTCACTAATATCCAGTTTCGTGTATCCGAAATGTTTAATCACCTAGTCGTTTTTAACAAGAAATATATTTTCGGAATGGTATTAGGTGTATTTTTAACGAATTTATTATTTTCACCAATGGTCGCGTACGATCTCATTTTCGGAGTCGGGCAAACACTGATTTCATTATTAATCACAATTGCTTGCTGCCGATTTATTAAAAACATATGGGCACGCATGATTGTAAACACGCTCGTGTTCACCTTCACTATGTTCCTAATTGCCCTTGAGCTCCATCTTGCCTTTGGCTTGCCATTTATGTTTACATGGCTCACAACCGCTATTGGTGAATTCATCGTGATGGCAGTTGGAATGCCTCTTATGTATGCATTAAATAAACGCGTAAATTTCGAAAAATCAATATAA